Within Estrella lausannensis, the genomic segment CTGGGAGTGGCGTGCTTTTCCCACGCGGCCGTCCACCTGACTTCATTTCTCGTGAAAAGAGGAGGGCTATCGAACGCGCTCCCTTATCTGGCCCACCCCGCGATCATTCCAGCAATCTGGATTGCCTTTCCCCTCTTGTTTGCTTTAGCACTCACCAGCAATCAAAAAAGCGTTCAAATACTCTCATACCCTAGATGGAAAAGATTGCACCGCAAGGTTTATTGGGCCGAAGCAGCTGTTTTTATCCATATGGTTCTTGTGGGCAAGTGGATCTTAGCCCTGATGCTCTTTATCCCTTTGCTCTTAGTTCAG encodes:
- a CDS encoding ferric reductase-like transmembrane domain-containing protein: MSFPTNKLAWIVTQSTALLMLTILLIHPGSWPEIITYSGYFAVGYLVLTLSLNPLRFLFPRFQWIKNINRYRKELGVACFSHAAVHLTSFLVKRGGLSNALPYLAHPAIIPAIWIAFPLLFALALTSNQKSVQILSYPRWKRLHRKVYWAEAAVFIHMVLVGKWILALMLFIPLLLVQWLRKKGEKSGR